CATGTTCATTCACACCGATAATGCTGTGATAAGGCGCGTCAGCCTCACGCTGCTGCGTTGCGAGCTGGTACGCCAGGTTGATTTCAAATTCACTGGCGCCGGCCAGAAAGGCATCGCGTGCAGCGCGGTGGCCTGCCATTGCCAGCTTGTTTGCTTCAGCAAGGCAAGCAATTTCATAGGCGGTCTTGTGTATCCGTGTTTCATCAAGCGCAGCACAAAGCGCGCCGGAATTATGCTCTCCGGGCACCTCCGCAAGCAGCGAAGGGTCACCTGTCACTGCCAGACGCCCCACCTTGTCCAGTTCCGGTGCACAGCGGTGCTCACTGAAGCGAAGTTCAAACTCTGACAGCCAGGGCTCCTGACCCAGTTCAAGACTTGCATGCCAGAAATCAACAGGCTGATGCAGTGACAGAAGCGGCTTCCGGCCCTTCCGGATCAGCAGCCATGCGTGCTCAAAGCCGGTGAGTCCTGTCCAGTGCAGAAACGGCCCATAGCCATGAAAATGCCAGGACTGATCATCACCGTAGCGCATGGGGGCTGCACCTGAGCTGATAAGCAGGCTGTCATATCCGTGATCTGCCAGAACCTGCTCATAGCGGACCTGCAGAATATTCACGTGATCAATCTGAAGAGTTAGCAGATCGGTATCAGGCATGTTGATTTTCCAGTTTTTTCCAAAGGGTCAAAAGGTCATCTGAGCGTGGCTCATGCCGGCGGATCAGACGAATTTCCAGCGGAACATCCCAGCGCTCGTCGCCGGCCCGGGTAAGACTGCCGAAGTGCTCGCTCTTTTCCGTCATACGACTGGGCAGCCAACCCATGCCAAAGCCCTGTTTTACCAGCGCTTTGATGCTTGCCGACTGAGTGTTTTCGTTCAGGGGCAGGAGGTTCACTGAATCCCTGCTGCGCCCCAGATGCGCCTCAATAGCAGACTGTAAAAAACCCCGTGAGTGATAAGCAATCAGCGGCACTGTCTGCCCGGCCATGCCCGGCAGAGGAAACCGGGGCTTACCATTACTCCCCACCACACTCACAGGCACCAGCGACTCCCGGGCAAGAACAATGGATTCGTAGTCTCCCCGGACCAGCCGGTCACGCCAGGGCAGGTCCTGGTGCCAATAGCACAACACCAGATCACATTCGCCACTATCCAGAGCATCCAGAAACTGCTCCCCAACCCAGCTGGTGGCTTTGAGGTTAAGCTGCAGACGATCTTCGACACCCGCCTCGCTGGCCCAGCGTTGATAAAAATGAGAGAAAAGCCCCTGGGTTGAGCCCACACTGATGCGCGCAGACACCTCTGCTTCCATATCGGCAATCTGGCTGCGCACATCCCGGACATCCCGGGTTACCCGCTGGCACAATTCAAAAAAACACTCACCGGCAGGCGTCAGCGATAGAGGCAGAGTCTGCCGGTTGATCAGAGTTGCGCCCATGGCTTCTTCGAGCAGCTTGATGCGACGACTGAATGTAGGCTGGCTTACGTGCTGCAGTTCGGCAGCCCGCGAAAAATGGCGCGTACGCGCCAAAGCCATAAAATCTTCCAGCCAGCGTATTTCCATGGGCTCCCCAGCGAATGACAGATAAAGAGTGACAGTTGATCAAAGACTACCCACCGGGCGCATCATAGCGCATGGGCACCGCCCTCCTACAACCGCGCTTCCTCCACCGCATGGCAGGCCACCTGGGCACCACCATCAGTGGCAATCAGCCGGGGTATTTCCTGACGACAGCGTTCGTTGGCATAAGGGCAACGACCATGGAATACGCAGCCAGATGGCAGATTGACCGGTGTTGGTACTTCACCCTGCAGACGAATGTGGCTGGGCCTGTCGTCTTCAAGCCTGGGGATCGCCGACAGCAGGGCCTGGGTATAGGGGTGGCGTGGCTCGGCAAACAGTGTTTTGGTATCTGACAACTCACATACCCGTCCGAGATACATCACGGCGACCCGGGTGCCGAAATGTTCAACCACCGCCAGATCATGGGTAATAAACAGATAGGTCAGGTTGCGGGTTTCCTGGGCGTCCATCAGCAGATTCAGAACCTGAGCCTGGATGGAGACATCCAATGCAGAAATGGGTTCGTCCGCTACAATAAATTCAGGATCCACTGCCAGCGCACGGGCTATGGCAATACGCTGGCGCTGGCCGCCAGAGAATTCATGACCAAACCGGCTGCCCCAGTCCGGATCTATTCCCACAGACTGCATCACCTCCTGCACTTTGCTGCGCACTTCATCGCGCGCAAGCTCCGGGTGATGAAAATGGATCGGCTCTTCCAGAGTCTGCTGAATCGTCATGCGCGGATTAAGAGACGCATAAGGATTCTGGAATATCATCTGCATTTTCCGACGATACGGCAGCACATCCCGGCCTTTGAGATTATCAATGCGCCTGCCGTCGTAATGTACCTCTCCCGCGCTGGGCGATAACAAACCCATAACCGTGCGGGCGACCGTGGATTTGCCACAGCCGGATTCGCCAACCACGCACAAGGCCTCTCCTTTGTGCACCTGGAGATCAACACCATTGATGGCATGAACGGCCTCCTGCCTGCGCCGGAATCGGCCGTTTTGAAAGGTGATCTGCTCCAGCAGGCCGCCAGTCAGGTCAAACCGCTTTTCCAGGCCACGAATTTCCACCAGTGGGGAGGTCATGATCCGGCCTCCTGCATTTTTTTCTCCTGTTCAATCAGATTGCTCACCTCGTAACACGCTACATCCACGTTCCCGGAGCGCACATACTCAGGCATGGTTTGCCGACACTGATCGGTTGCGAAATTACAGCGTGGGTGAAACGGGCAGCCCGTCGGTACATTCTTGAGGGACGGCATGGAACCGGGAATCTGAAACAGCCGTGCACCTGGCTCGCCCATCTGGGGCAACGCATTGATCAGCCCCTGAGTGTATGGGTGCTGGGCATCATTAATAACCTCCCGGGTTGGCCCCTGCTCGATTATGCGGCCGGAATACATCACCAGCATGCGCTGGGTTACCTGGGAAACCACACCCAGATCGTGGGTTATCAGCATCAGCGCTACATTTTCCTGCTCGCACAGATCCAGCAGCAACGCCATGATTTCCGCCTGTATGGTCACATCCAATGCTGTGGTGGGCTCATCGGCAACGATGATTTCCGGATCCAGCAACAGGGCAATGGCTATGATTACACGCTGGC
This sequence is a window from Marinobacter sp. ANT_B65. Protein-coding genes within it:
- the pepQ gene encoding Xaa-Pro dipeptidase, with the protein product MPDTDLLTLQIDHVNILQVRYEQVLADHGYDSLLISSGAAPMRYGDDQSWHFHGYGPFLHWTGLTGFEHAWLLIRKGRKPLLSLHQPVDFWHASLELGQEPWLSEFELRFSEHRCAPELDKVGRLAVTGDPSLLAEVPGEHNSGALCAALDETRIHKTAYEIACLAEANKLAMAGHRAARDAFLAGASEFEINLAYQLATQQREADAPYHSIIGVNEHAGTLHYQYYDVVAPAQSRSMLIDAGVCYRGYCSDVTRTTAGLGEGRFGALVQGLEQLQFRLCGMVAPGVDYVDIHRKTHQGIAALLSVAGLVNDLSEEDMVSEGVTRAFFPHGIGHFLGVQVHDVAGKPVPPPADAPFLRLTRTLEPGMVVTIEPGLYFIPSLLEPLLSGPLGDHLNRPLIGELQGCGGIRIEDNVVVTDSGYRNLTREAEA
- a CDS encoding LysR family transcriptional regulator, which encodes MEIRWLEDFMALARTRHFSRAAELQHVSQPTFSRRIKLLEEAMGATLINRQTLPLSLTPAGECFFELCQRVTRDVRDVRSQIADMEAEVSARISVGSTQGLFSHFYQRWASEAGVEDRLQLNLKATSWVGEQFLDALDSGECDLVLCYWHQDLPWRDRLVRGDYESIVLARESLVPVSVVGSNGKPRFPLPGMAGQTVPLIAYHSRGFLQSAIEAHLGRSRDSVNLLPLNENTQSASIKALVKQGFGMGWLPSRMTEKSEHFGSLTRAGDERWDVPLEIRLIRRHEPRSDDLLTLWKKLENQHA
- a CDS encoding ABC transporter ATP-binding protein translates to MNSNTPLLEVKDLDVRFAVRGGDLTALRGISFSLDKGERLGLVGESGAGKSVAAFSILNLIARPGYIAGGQILFDGRDLAAMSERELRKIRGNRIAMIFQDPMMTLNPVLSIGTQMVEAIKAHRRISTKAAREIALSKLRKVQIPSPEKRLDQYPHELSGGMRQRVIIAIALLLDPEIIVADEPTTALDVTIQAEIMALLLDLCEQENVALMLITHDLGVVSQVTQRMLVMYSGRIIEQGPTREVINDAQHPYTQGLINALPQMGEPGARLFQIPGSMPSLKNVPTGCPFHPRCNFATDQCRQTMPEYVRSGNVDVACYEVSNLIEQEKKMQEAGS
- a CDS encoding ABC transporter ATP-binding protein, with the translated sequence MTSPLVEIRGLEKRFDLTGGLLEQITFQNGRFRRRQEAVHAINGVDLQVHKGEALCVVGESGCGKSTVARTVMGLLSPSAGEVHYDGRRIDNLKGRDVLPYRRKMQMIFQNPYASLNPRMTIQQTLEEPIHFHHPELARDEVRSKVQEVMQSVGIDPDWGSRFGHEFSGGQRQRIAIARALAVDPEFIVADEPISALDVSIQAQVLNLLMDAQETRNLTYLFITHDLAVVEHFGTRVAVMYLGRVCELSDTKTLFAEPRHPYTQALLSAIPRLEDDRPSHIRLQGEVPTPVNLPSGCVFHGRCPYANERCRQEIPRLIATDGGAQVACHAVEEARL